A genomic region of Papaver somniferum cultivar HN1 chromosome 7, ASM357369v1, whole genome shotgun sequence contains the following coding sequences:
- the LOC113299957 gene encoding uncharacterized protein LOC113299957, whose protein sequence is MEWRKSYLDLMLVPLGFAATIIYHVYLWHKVRTQPYSTIIGTNAAGRRLWVSSMMKDNDKKNILAVQTLRNAIMGSTLMATTSILLCTGLAAVISSTYSVKKPLNETIYGAHGEFMTALKYVSLLIIFLFAFLCYSLSIRFINQVNFLINSPQDTAGASMVNPQYISELLERGFVLNTIGNRLFYSALPLLLWIFGPILVFLCSMTMIPILYNLDFIMSHSSGTSNEEMNKRRKMEDNL, encoded by the exons atggaaTGGAGAAAGAGTTATTTGGATTTGATGCTTGTTCCTTTAGGATTTGCAGCCACCATCATATACCATGTTTACTTATGGCATAAGGTTAGAACCCAGCCATACAGTACCATTATCGGTACCAATGCAGCTGGCCGACGTTTATGGGTCTCATCCATGATGAAG gatAATGATAAGAAGAATATCCTAGCAGTACAAACGCTACGAAACGCGATAATGGGATCAACTCTGATGGCAACAACATCAATCTTATTATGTACGGGTTTAGCAGCAGTCATCAGTAGCACGTATAGTGTGAAGAAACCATTAAACGAGACTATATATGGTGCTCATGGAGAATTTATGACAGCCCTGAAATATGTCAGTTTATTAATCATATTTCTCTTTGCATTCTTATGTTACTCGTTATCAATCAGGTTTATAAACCAAGTGAATTTCCTCATAAATTCTCCACAAGATACAGCAGGTGCTTCAATGGTGAATCCTCAATACATATCAGAGCTATTAGAAAGAGGGTTTGTTCTAAACACAATTGGGAATAGACTTTTCTATTCAGCATTACCGCTTTTGCTTTGGATATTCGGACCCATTTTGGTCTTCTTATGTTCAATGACTATGATCCCAATATTGTATAACTTAGATTTTATCATGAGCCATTCTAGTGGGACAAGCAATGAGGAAATGAACAAGAGAAGGAAAATGGAAGATAATCTGTGA